A portion of the Micromonospora tarapacensis genome contains these proteins:
- a CDS encoding NAD-dependent epimerase/dehydratase family protein, whose product MRIVVVGASGNAGRALLRRLRRERDLEIVGVARRLPHAGTGEPYDGARWYSCDIGLAGAADELAGVFAGADAVVHLAWQIQPSHDRHVLRRTNVGGSRAVIDAVLRARVPALVYASSVGTYAPGPKDLPISERWPTTGVPGSSYSRDKAAVEEMLDGIERSHPALRLVRMRPGLIFQRDAGTEITRYFLGPLVPVRLLRYGRLPLVPANRRLRMQAVHADDVADAYARAILGDARGAFNVAADPVLTPELVARHFHGWTVPVAAPVLRAAAALTWRARLQPVDAGWVELALNAPLMSSARAGAELGWQPRVDSVTALRELFAGMAEHAHAAGPPLSAAPSLPGRPAALLRARPAGQGNPY is encoded by the coding sequence ATGCGGATCGTGGTGGTGGGGGCGAGCGGGAACGCCGGTAGGGCGCTGCTGCGTCGGTTGCGGCGCGAGCGCGACCTGGAGATCGTCGGGGTGGCGCGGCGGCTGCCCCACGCGGGGACCGGTGAGCCGTACGACGGGGCGCGGTGGTACTCGTGCGACATCGGCCTGGCGGGTGCGGCGGACGAGCTTGCCGGCGTCTTCGCCGGTGCCGACGCGGTGGTGCACCTGGCCTGGCAGATCCAGCCCAGCCACGACCGGCATGTGCTGCGTCGCACAAACGTGGGCGGCAGCCGGGCGGTGATCGACGCGGTGCTGCGGGCCCGGGTTCCGGCCCTGGTGTACGCCTCGTCGGTCGGCACGTACGCGCCCGGCCCGAAGGACCTGCCGATCAGCGAGCGTTGGCCGACGACCGGGGTGCCCGGGTCGTCGTACAGCCGGGACAAGGCGGCGGTGGAGGAGATGCTCGACGGGATCGAGCGGAGCCACCCGGCGCTGCGGCTGGTGCGGATGCGCCCAGGGCTGATCTTCCAGCGGGACGCCGGCACCGAGATCACCCGCTACTTTCTCGGGCCACTGGTGCCGGTGCGGCTGCTGCGCTACGGCCGGCTGCCGCTGGTGCCGGCCAACCGGCGGCTGCGGATGCAGGCGGTGCACGCCGACGACGTGGCCGACGCGTACGCCCGGGCGATCCTGGGTGACGCCCGCGGTGCCTTCAACGTCGCCGCGGACCCGGTGCTGACGCCGGAGCTGGTGGCCCGGCACTTCCACGGCTGGACGGTGCCGGTGGCCGCGCCGGTGCTGCGGGCCGCCGCCGCGCTGACCTGGCGGGCCCGGCTGCAACCGGTCGACGCCGGTTGGGTGGAACTGGCGCTGAACGCGCCACTGATGTCCAGTGCGCGGGCCGGCGCCGAGCTGGGCTGGCAGCCGCGCGTCGACTCGGTCACCGCGCTGCGGGAACTCTTCGCCGGCATGGCCGAGCACGCCCACGCGGCCGGCCCACCCCTGTCCGCCGCGCCCAGCCTTCCCGGTCGCCCCGCCGCCCTGCTCAGAGCCCGCCCCGCCGGCCAAGGCAACCCCTACTGA
- a CDS encoding ABC transporter permease: MNRLVTVAEMTLRELARRRGVLLLLLLMPLTFWLIRRDAHVGQSIRALLLGISWAVSTAALFATSAARELEPRLRLTGYRPHHLYVGRMLGLWALGLAISVPFFLLTVFDAANLRYGGIAVAMLCCVAVAAPFGMLIGALLPRELEGTLLLLTVVAMQMLLDPADAGARLTPFWSSREIATWAVDHTDDGYLARGFLHGLVVTVLLIVTVAGVFAVRLRRRRHLHHVPLP; this comes from the coding sequence GTGAACCGGCTGGTCACCGTGGCCGAGATGACGCTGCGGGAACTGGCCCGCCGCCGGGGCGTACTCCTGCTCCTGCTGTTGATGCCGTTGACCTTCTGGTTGATCCGGCGGGACGCCCACGTCGGGCAGTCGATCCGCGCGCTGCTGCTCGGCATCAGCTGGGCGGTCAGCACCGCCGCGCTCTTCGCCACCAGCGCCGCCCGCGAGTTGGAACCCCGGCTCCGGCTCACCGGCTATCGGCCGCACCACCTCTACGTCGGCCGGATGCTCGGCCTGTGGGCGCTCGGGCTGGCGATCTCGGTGCCGTTCTTCCTGCTCACCGTCTTCGACGCAGCCAACCTGCGGTACGGCGGGATCGCCGTGGCGATGCTCTGCTGCGTGGCGGTGGCCGCGCCGTTCGGCATGCTGATCGGCGCTCTGCTGCCCCGGGAACTGGAGGGCACCCTGCTGCTGCTCACCGTGGTGGCGATGCAGATGCTGCTCGACCCGGCCGACGCGGGGGCGAGGCTGACCCCGTTCTGGTCCAGCCGGGAGATCGCGACCTGGGCGGTGGACCACACCGACGACGGCTACCTGGCCCGGGGCTTCCTGCACGGGCTGGTGGTCACGGTGCTGCTGATCGTGACGGTCGCGGGCGTGTTCGCCGTCCGGCTGCGCCGCCGCCGGCACCTGCACCACGTCCCGCTCCCCTGA
- a CDS encoding ATP-binding cassette domain-containing protein gives MLRDASLTVRAGQIAAVVGANGCGKSTFLRICAGLVSPDAGEVTVSGRLGYCPQQGGTADFLLPDEHFVLVGAGQGVPRGPARQAGRAAARRLGWDAGEAVLARHLSGGTRQKLNLTMSTLAEPDVLLLDEPYQGFDQGSYVNLWDQLIRLRDDGRAIVVVTHLLNQLDRVDVLLDLTPAEQGGRS, from the coding sequence GTGCTGCGCGACGCGTCACTGACCGTACGGGCCGGGCAGATCGCCGCCGTGGTCGGCGCGAACGGCTGCGGCAAGAGCACCTTCCTGCGGATCTGCGCCGGCCTGGTCTCCCCCGACGCCGGCGAGGTGACCGTCTCCGGCCGGCTCGGCTACTGCCCGCAGCAGGGCGGCACCGCCGACTTCCTGCTGCCCGACGAGCATTTCGTGCTGGTGGGTGCCGGTCAGGGCGTGCCGCGGGGGCCGGCCCGCCAGGCCGGTCGGGCGGCAGCCCGACGCCTCGGCTGGGACGCCGGGGAGGCCGTGCTCGCCCGGCACCTCTCCGGTGGCACGCGGCAGAAGCTGAACCTCACCATGTCCACCCTCGCCGAGCCGGACGTGCTGCTGCTCGACGAGCCGTACCAGGGCTTCGACCAGGGCAGCTACGTCAACCTCTGGGACCAGCTGATCCGGCTGCGCGACGACGGGCGAGCCATCGTCGTGGTGACCCACCTGCTCAACCAGCTCGACCGGGTCGACGTGCTGCTCGACCTGACCCCCGCCGAGCAGGGCGGCCGATCGTGA
- a CDS encoding anthrone oxygenase family protein: MILLAVLAGGTLATGLVAGLFFAYACSVMPGLAATDDRTLVGTMQSINRKIINGWFLSVFLGGPLLVVVAVAGYFGTGGAVFGWLVAALVGHLVTLGVTGRCNVPLNNQLDAAGSVDGITDLAAIRRRFEVPWVRWNLVRTVSSVVAFACLIGALLAR; the protein is encoded by the coding sequence ATGATTCTTCTCGCCGTCCTGGCCGGGGGGACCCTGGCCACCGGGCTGGTGGCGGGGTTGTTCTTCGCGTACGCCTGTTCGGTGATGCCGGGTCTGGCCGCGACGGACGATCGGACCCTGGTCGGCACCATGCAGTCGATCAACCGGAAGATCATCAACGGCTGGTTCCTGTCGGTGTTTCTCGGTGGGCCGTTGCTGGTCGTGGTGGCCGTGGCCGGATATTTCGGCACCGGCGGTGCGGTGTTCGGCTGGCTCGTCGCCGCGCTGGTCGGTCACCTCGTCACCCTTGGCGTGACGGGACGGTGCAACGTGCCGCTCAACAATCAGTTGGACGCCGCCGGGTCGGTCGACGGGATCACCGACCTGGCGGCGATCCGGCGGCGGTTCGAGGTGCCGTGGGTGCGCTGGAACCTGGTCCGGACGGTCAGCTCGGTCGTTGCCTTCGCCTGCCTGATCGGCGCACTGCTCGCCCGATAG